The following proteins are co-located in the Verrucomicrobiia bacterium genome:
- a CDS encoding Hsp70 family protein, giving the protein MSKIVGIDLGTTNSLVALVDSGIPLVIADSEGNRLTPSIVHYSANNSAPLVGHPANRLRLIRPDETVYSVKRFIGRRGSDVSGEASVTYRVKTEGGGAVTIPIHGRDYTPEEVSAEILKKLRKDAEHYTGGAVSRAVITVPAYFNDAQRNATKRAGELAGFAVERIINEPTAAALAYGLNRLHEKARIAVYDLGGGTFDLSILELTGGVFQVLSTNGNTRLGGDDIDQRVMEFLVEQIAPHIPDLKPFAPGAAATRSLQDTLPSASVLTQLSRIREAAEQAKIRLSAETEVEITLPFLTPDYSFGCTLARAQLERLARDVILRTREHCLRSLADAKLEPRELDQVILVGGQTRMPLVRQLVSEWFECADFEETRGGIRIGEDFHRGSGPQLNTSQNPDEAVALGAAIQAEILSGGFQNLLLLDVTPLSLGIETFGGLMNVIIPRNSTIPLKAGEMFTTAMDNQASMLIHVLQGERERARDNWSLGKFTLEFERAPRGAARVGVQFEIDANGILHVLARDTRTGNEKIVEMKSAVDVDDSAVQQMVEESVEHAFEDLAARRWIEAKLKAAELVNATRKALDECSSELDAGYRAELEQALAVVESSIKSESQKSGSGDVAQLKAACAQLDETSKPLAELLMDRAVETMLKKRGLLP; this is encoded by the coding sequence ATGAGCAAAATTGTCGGCATTGACCTCGGCACCACCAATTCACTGGTGGCCCTCGTTGATTCCGGGATTCCCCTGGTGATTGCTGATTCAGAAGGCAACCGCCTCACCCCGTCCATCGTTCATTACTCAGCCAACAACTCGGCTCCGCTCGTTGGGCATCCCGCGAATCGACTGCGCCTCATTCGGCCTGACGAAACCGTTTACTCGGTGAAGCGCTTCATCGGCCGCCGCGGCTCGGATGTATCGGGCGAGGCATCGGTCACTTACCGGGTGAAGACCGAGGGAGGAGGCGCGGTGACAATCCCGATCCATGGGCGCGATTACACGCCCGAGGAGGTTTCTGCCGAAATTCTCAAAAAGCTTAGGAAGGATGCGGAGCATTATACGGGCGGAGCTGTCTCCCGTGCGGTAATCACCGTGCCCGCCTACTTCAACGACGCGCAACGCAATGCGACAAAACGGGCTGGCGAACTGGCAGGATTCGCGGTTGAACGGATCATCAACGAGCCGACAGCCGCGGCGCTTGCGTATGGCCTGAATCGGCTGCACGAAAAAGCGCGGATCGCAGTTTACGATCTTGGCGGAGGCACGTTCGACCTGTCGATACTTGAACTGACGGGCGGCGTCTTCCAGGTGCTCTCCACGAATGGCAACACGCGACTGGGTGGAGACGACATCGATCAACGCGTAATGGAATTCCTGGTCGAACAAATCGCGCCTCACATCCCAGACCTGAAGCCGTTCGCACCCGGCGCGGCGGCAACGCGATCGCTGCAGGACACACTTCCATCCGCGTCCGTGCTCACGCAGTTGTCCCGGATTCGCGAAGCGGCCGAGCAGGCCAAGATCCGGTTGTCAGCAGAAACCGAGGTGGAGATCACCCTTCCCTTCCTTACCCCTGATTACAGCTTCGGCTGCACGCTTGCACGGGCCCAACTGGAACGACTGGCGCGCGACGTTATCCTGCGGACACGCGAGCATTGCTTGCGTTCCCTCGCTGACGCGAAACTGGAGCCGCGCGAACTCGATCAGGTGATTCTCGTCGGGGGCCAGACGCGCATGCCGCTCGTTCGCCAGCTCGTCAGCGAATGGTTCGAATGCGCGGACTTTGAGGAAACCCGCGGGGGCATCCGCATCGGGGAGGATTTTCATCGCGGTTCGGGCCCGCAGCTAAACACATCGCAGAACCCCGATGAAGCTGTTGCGCTGGGCGCTGCGATTCAGGCCGAGATTCTGTCTGGCGGATTCCAAAATCTGCTCCTGCTTGACGTGACGCCGCTTTCACTGGGGATCGAAACCTTTGGCGGCTTGATGAACGTGATCATTCCGCGCAACTCGACCATTCCCCTGAAGGCAGGCGAGATGTTCACCACCGCAATGGATAATCAGGCCAGCATGCTCATTCACGTGTTGCAGGGTGAACGCGAGCGCGCGCGCGACAATTGGAGCCTCGGCAAATTCACGCTGGAGTTCGAACGCGCGCCGCGGGGCGCCGCCAGGGTGGGCGTGCAGTTCGAAATTGATGCCAATGGCATCCTGCACGTCCTCGCGCGCGACACGCGGACAGGCAACGAAAAGATCGTGGAAATGAAGTCAGCGGTGGATGTGGATGACTCGGCCGTTCAGCAGATGGTTGAAGAATCGGTGGAACACGCCTTCGAAGACCTCGCTGCACGGCGGTGGATTGAGGCGAAACTCAAGGCAGCCGAACTGGTGAACGCGACACGCAAGGCGCTGGATGAGTGCTCCAGTGAGCTGGATGCGGGTTATCGCGCTGAACTGGAGCAGGCTTTGGCCGTTGTTGAAAGCTCGATCAAATCGGAATCGCAGAAAAGCGGGAGCGGCGATGTCGCCCAGCTGAAGGCCGCGTGCGCACAGCTCGACGAGACGTCGAAACCTCTTGCGGAACTCCTGATGGACCGCGCGGTGGAAACGATGTTGAAAAAGCGCGGGCTCCTGCCGTAG
- a CDS encoding glutamate synthase subunit beta, translating to MGKPTGFLDYLRQLPKDRSAAERIADWNEFHFHMPEEDLRKQGARCMDCGIPFCHTGQLLNGMASGCPIHNLIPEWNDLVYRGLWREALDRLHKTNNFPDFTGRVCPAPCEGSCVLGMNNPPVTIKNIECAIIDHGWENGWVVPEPPKKRTGKKVAVVGSGPAGISAAAQLNKAGHLVTVFERADRPGGLLMYGIPNMKLDKNEVVMRRLKVLEKEGIQFVCNTEVGKNLPAEQLLKDFDAVVLCTGATKPRDLPIEGRPLKGIHFAMEFLTENTRAVLNQHKNGGFISAEGKDVVVIGGGDTGTDCVGTSIRHGCKSLVQVEILPKPPLDRAKDNPWPEWPKVYRMDYGQEEAADKFGADPRVYLTTATKFEGDANGHVKAVHTVEVAWERNDKGQFMSRHVPGTEKVLPAQLVLLAMGFLGPEQPLLDALNVERDPRSNVKAEFEKYHTNIKGVFAAGDCRRGQSLVVWAFNEGRGAARECDRYLMGHTDLP from the coding sequence ATGGGTAAACCCACTGGATTTCTTGATTACCTGCGCCAGCTGCCGAAGGATCGTTCGGCCGCAGAGCGCATTGCTGACTGGAACGAGTTTCACTTTCACATGCCGGAAGAGGACCTGCGCAAGCAGGGCGCGCGCTGCATGGATTGCGGAATTCCCTTCTGCCATACGGGACAGCTCCTCAACGGAATGGCCAGCGGCTGCCCGATTCACAACCTCATTCCCGAATGGAACGACCTCGTTTATCGCGGTCTCTGGCGCGAAGCCCTCGACCGGCTTCATAAAACCAATAATTTCCCCGACTTCACAGGCCGGGTCTGTCCGGCGCCCTGCGAAGGCTCATGCGTGCTGGGCATGAACAACCCGCCCGTCACGATCAAGAACATTGAATGCGCGATCATTGACCACGGCTGGGAGAATGGATGGGTCGTTCCCGAGCCGCCCAAGAAGCGCACTGGAAAGAAGGTCGCCGTTGTGGGATCCGGGCCTGCAGGCATTTCTGCCGCCGCCCAGTTGAACAAGGCCGGTCATCTCGTGACCGTGTTCGAGCGCGCCGATCGGCCTGGAGGCCTGCTCATGTATGGCATTCCCAACATGAAGCTCGACAAGAACGAAGTCGTGATGCGCCGGCTGAAGGTGCTTGAGAAGGAAGGCATCCAGTTCGTCTGCAACACGGAGGTGGGCAAGAACCTGCCAGCGGAACAGTTGCTCAAGGATTTTGACGCCGTCGTGCTCTGCACGGGCGCGACCAAGCCGCGTGACCTGCCGATCGAAGGCCGGCCGTTGAAGGGCATTCATTTCGCGATGGAATTCCTGACGGAGAATACCCGCGCCGTGCTGAATCAGCACAAAAACGGCGGGTTCATCTCCGCGGAAGGCAAGGACGTCGTCGTCATTGGCGGCGGCGACACGGGAACGGATTGCGTCGGAACCTCGATACGCCATGGCTGCAAGAGCCTCGTGCAGGTGGAAATTCTGCCCAAGCCGCCGCTTGATCGGGCGAAGGACAATCCGTGGCCGGAATGGCCAAAGGTGTACCGCATGGACTACGGGCAGGAGGAAGCTGCCGACAAGTTTGGCGCCGACCCCCGCGTTTATCTTACCACCGCGACGAAGTTCGAAGGTGATGCGAACGGGCACGTCAAGGCGGTCCATACGGTCGAAGTTGCGTGGGAACGCAACGACAAGGGCCAGTTTATGTCGAGGCACGTTCCCGGGACGGAGAAAGTGCTTCCTGCGCAGCTCGTGTTGCTGGCGATGGGATTCCTCGGGCCGGAGCAGCCGTTGCTTGATGCGTTGAACGTCGAACGCGATCCGCGTTCAAATGTGAAGGCGGAATTCGAGAAGTATCACACGAACATCAAGGGCGTGTTTGCTGCGGGAGATTGCCGCCGCGGACAAAGCCTCGTGGTCTGGGCCTTCAATGAGGGTCGCGGCGCCGCGCGCGAGTGTGATCGTTACCTGATGGGGCACACGGACCTGCCGTAA
- a CDS encoding phosphopantothenoylcysteine decarboxylase: MNCIVTAGPTYEKMDQVRRLTNFSTGRLGIELARFLTERGHDVTLLVGEQATYGGERRANRIETFATTSDLREWFRALADAGAEAIFHTAAVSDFSFGKIWLRLPDGEMSELKSGKISTRQGTLMAELVPTPKIISELRDWYPKTQIIGWKYEVEGDQAAVIAAAARQLHECLTDACVANGPAYGEGFGIVVPNGKVTHLDTIPGLFDALEARVRK; encoded by the coding sequence ATGAACTGCATCGTCACCGCTGGTCCAACCTACGAAAAAATGGACCAGGTACGCCGTCTTACCAACTTTTCCACAGGCCGGCTGGGTATTGAACTGGCGCGTTTTCTGACAGAGCGCGGACACGATGTCACTCTTCTTGTTGGCGAACAGGCCACATACGGCGGGGAGCGGCGGGCGAACCGGATCGAAACGTTCGCCACGACTTCCGACCTTCGCGAATGGTTTCGCGCCTTGGCAGACGCGGGGGCTGAAGCGATCTTTCACACTGCTGCCGTCAGCGATTTCAGTTTCGGAAAGATCTGGCTGCGACTGCCTGATGGCGAAATGTCGGAATTGAAAAGTGGAAAAATATCCACGCGCCAGGGCACGTTGATGGCCGAATTGGTTCCCACTCCCAAGATCATCTCGGAACTGCGTGACTGGTATCCGAAGACCCAGATCATTGGATGGAAATACGAAGTGGAAGGTGACCAGGCAGCTGTGATTGCCGCGGCGGCGCGACAACTTCATGAATGCCTTACCGATGCCTGCGTCGCGAACGGCCCCGCGTATGGCGAAGGCTTTGGCATCGTTGTCCCAAACGGCAAGGTGACCCACCTCGATACGATTCCTGGCCTCTTCGACGCGCTTGAAGCCCGCGTTCGGAAATGA
- a CDS encoding ATP-binding protein: MKTLLVLAPHPELAETLRAGLSPEQYRIVHRAGVEEAEPLLAHGLANACIVDVELAGVQEIWILEKLRRRAPRCPIILFTGSKQAEWEEEAYLKGATHVFAKPVRMRMFTAMLERLWTVPAAAEAPHTEKHPHEVAKPPEPAQLSGAAAQASYQSLGALRGFSAILTHSLDADAMLKQFLLLLRELIGINRAAVFLHQPVQWMGERLPLEQGRRLRAACAIGVAPGLLEHFELSFENGIGGQVSRLGRILRRHSEEARRDAETQKEFELLGTQVAVPILDRETVVGVAVFDGHITGEPLANGELELIFHLLEQVGLAVKNIWLHDQLGSNHEMMAGILRELNNACVVVNRDLAVLHSNKTARRFFTVSNRRTGELEFSDLPQSIGAKVYQVLKTGTAIPPFKFQPEGVPGAVYNVSIVPFQRQTGTQPASALLMVEDLTQSEQFRRLELETANLRLVRTMADRLAHEIGNAMVPLSTHQQLLADKYKDPEFRASLDAALADGVKRVTRLINQMRFLARDSVLAQEAFPVTPLIEEAYQEARKHQPVKSAEFQYKDEDKPFVVTGDRAALKHALTEVIINALQANPSNAKIGVSLHEHANGNGRPALEIQVQDNGTGFTSEAAQNAPSPFFTTRNVGLGLGLTVSRKIIETHHGKLEIVAPKSGQSGIIRISLPVDAAPQG; the protein is encoded by the coding sequence ATGAAAACCCTCCTTGTCCTGGCTCCGCATCCGGAGCTGGCCGAGACCCTTCGTGCGGGTCTCAGCCCTGAACAGTATCGTATTGTCCACCGCGCCGGTGTTGAAGAAGCGGAGCCGCTGCTCGCGCACGGCCTTGCCAACGCCTGCATCGTCGATGTGGAACTTGCGGGCGTGCAGGAGATTTGGATTCTTGAGAAGCTGCGCCGCCGCGCGCCGCGGTGCCCGATCATTCTTTTTACAGGTTCAAAGCAGGCGGAGTGGGAGGAGGAGGCGTATCTCAAGGGCGCCACTCACGTGTTTGCCAAGCCTGTGCGAATGCGCATGTTCACCGCCATGCTGGAGCGCCTCTGGACTGTCCCCGCTGCCGCGGAAGCTCCCCACACGGAAAAGCATCCCCACGAGGTCGCCAAGCCGCCGGAGCCGGCGCAGCTTTCCGGTGCCGCCGCACAGGCCAGCTATCAAAGCCTCGGCGCCTTGCGCGGGTTCTCAGCCATCCTCACCCATTCGCTTGACGCCGATGCAATGCTCAAGCAGTTCCTGCTGTTGCTGCGCGAGTTGATCGGCATCAACCGCGCCGCGGTGTTTCTGCATCAACCCGTCCAATGGATGGGTGAGCGGCTCCCGCTCGAACAAGGCCGGCGCCTCCGCGCCGCGTGCGCCATCGGCGTTGCGCCGGGACTGCTCGAGCACTTCGAACTCTCGTTCGAAAACGGGATTGGCGGACAGGTGTCGCGCCTCGGGCGAATCCTGCGACGCCACAGCGAAGAAGCGCGCCGGGACGCGGAAACTCAAAAAGAATTTGAATTGCTCGGAACACAGGTTGCCGTGCCGATTCTCGACCGCGAAACCGTGGTCGGAGTGGCTGTGTTCGACGGCCATATCACGGGCGAACCGCTGGCAAACGGTGAACTGGAATTGATCTTCCATCTGCTGGAGCAGGTCGGGCTCGCAGTCAAAAACATCTGGCTGCATGATCAACTGGGATCGAACCACGAAATGATGGCGGGCATTCTCCGCGAGTTGAACAATGCGTGCGTGGTCGTGAATCGCGATCTCGCCGTGCTGCACTCCAACAAGACGGCCCGCAGGTTCTTCACGGTTTCCAATCGGCGAACGGGCGAATTGGAATTCAGCGACCTCCCGCAGTCCATTGGCGCCAAAGTTTATCAGGTGCTGAAAACCGGGACTGCAATCCCGCCATTCAAGTTCCAGCCCGAAGGGGTTCCAGGCGCGGTGTACAACGTCTCGATCGTTCCCTTCCAGCGCCAGACCGGAACGCAACCCGCATCGGCGTTATTGATGGTCGAGGACCTCACCCAGAGCGAACAGTTCCGGCGGCTGGAACTCGAGACCGCGAATCTGCGCCTCGTCCGCACCATGGCCGATCGCCTGGCACACGAGATTGGCAATGCGATGGTGCCGCTTTCGACCCATCAGCAATTGCTCGCCGACAAATACAAGGATCCTGAATTCCGGGCCTCGCTGGATGCAGCGCTGGCGGATGGCGTCAAGCGCGTCACGCGCCTGATCAATCAAATGCGTTTTCTGGCGCGCGATTCCGTTCTCGCACAGGAGGCATTCCCGGTGACGCCGTTGATCGAGGAAGCCTACCAGGAAGCGCGGAAGCATCAGCCCGTCAAGTCGGCTGAGTTCCAATACAAGGACGAGGACAAGCCGTTTGTTGTAACGGGCGACCGCGCTGCGTTGAAGCACGCATTGACCGAAGTGATCATCAACGCGCTGCAGGCCAACCCATCGAATGCAAAAATTGGCGTCAGCCTGCATGAACACGCAAACGGAAACGGCCGGCCCGCGCTGGAAATCCAGGTCCAGGACAACGGGACGGGTTTCACTTCCGAGGCGGCGCAGAATGCACCGTCACCCTTCTTCACCACCCGCAATGTCGGGCTGGGGCTCGGCCTCACCGTCAGCCGCAAGATCATAGAAACCCATCACGGCAAACTGGAAATCGTCGCGCCGAAGAGCGGACAGTCCGGGATCATCCGCATTTCGCTGCCCGTTGACGCCGCGCCCCAAGGCTGA
- the gltB gene encoding glutamate synthase large subunit, with product MSRNITGQQKIEPVLLGPPEKQGLYDPQFEHDACGVGFVVNMKGRKSHQLVTDALQILVNLDHRGACGCEVNTGDGAGILMQVPHEFLASETEKLGFKLPPFGQYGVGMLFMPPTLADRDGVKNEVSRIIGEEGQLLLGWRDIPTDNASLGNTAKASEPHMMQVFVGRNPALKDDLAFERKLYVIRKVAEQRIRYSGKVPGGKWFYVSSLSSRTVVYKGMLMPAQVAEYYPDLRNSEMTTALALVHSRFSTNTFPSWDRSHPYRFIAHNGEINTLRGNINWMHAAQSNFKSELFGADIKKVLPVVNTDGSDSAMFDNAVELLVMAGRELPHAMMMMIPEPWENHESMDPQRRAFYEFHSCLMEPWDGPASVAFTDGFRIGACLDRNGLRPSRYYVTKDDLVIMASEAGVLPIEPERIAIKGRLQPGRMFLVDTIEGRIVADEELKKKYASEHPYQQWLDEHHVLLEQLPEPTLGTEPEHRKIVQRQLAFGYTFEDLRFIVGPMANDGVQPLGSMGTDTPLAVLSNKPQLLYNYFKQLFAQVTNPPIDPIREEIITSTETMVGARGGLLNPTPESCALIKLEHPLLTNAELEKLRHVQRKGFKAQTLSILFKAGDKAKGLEAALDEVFAAADRAIADGATILILSDRGISREMAPVPALLAVASLHHHLIRKGTRSRVGIVLESGEPREVHHFALLIGYGCSAINPYLAYDTIDDMIGEGLLVNTDHHKAVKKYIKATIKGVVKTMAKMGISTIQSYRGAQIFEAVGLNSDVIDKYFTWTASRIQGVGLDVIAEEALARHHHAFPDRDVNGELDAGGQYQWRDNGEYHLFNPQTIHKLQIGCRLNSYKIFREYSELVNNQAKNLCTLRGLLDFKWAENPLPIDEVESVESIVKRFKTGAMSYGSISKEAHEALAIAMNRLGGKSNTGEGGEDPARYSWTNELGDSKNSAIKQVASGRFGVTSHYLVNARELQIKMAQGAKPGEGGELPGKKVFPEIAKTRGTTAGVGLISPPPHHDIYSIEDLAELIHDLKNSNRDARISVKLVAEVGVGTVAAGVAKAHADVVLISGHDGGTGASPLSSIKHAGGPWELGLAETHQTLVLNNLRSRIYVETDGQLKTGRDVAVAALLGAEEFGFATAPLVVLGCIMMRVCHLNTCPVGVATQDPRLRERFSGDPAHVVNFMRFIAEELREIMAKLGFRTIEEMVGRTDRLAPWKAIDHWKARGVDLTPVLHQPQVGPEVGRFRQIAQDHGLEKSLDVTHLLDICRPAIERGESVKAELPIINVNRVVGTITGSEITKQHGPAGLPEDTVQLKFNGSAGQSFGAFIPKGMTLELEGDANDYFGKGLSGGKLVVYPPKGSTFAAEDNIIIGNVALYGATSGEIFVRGMAGERFGVRNSGVNAVVEAVGDHGCEYMTGGRVVVLGRTGRNFAAGMSGGVAYVLDEAGDFANHCNMELVGLGPLVDTDETEAVWKLIQRHHTYTRSERAAKILADWKAHVPKFVKVLPKDYARVLEALKRVEQQGLSGDDAIMAAFEENVRDVARVGGG from the coding sequence ATGAGCAGGAACATAACGGGTCAGCAGAAGATCGAACCGGTTTTACTCGGTCCGCCGGAGAAACAGGGCCTGTACGACCCGCAGTTTGAGCACGATGCATGCGGCGTCGGGTTCGTTGTCAACATGAAGGGCCGCAAGTCGCATCAGCTGGTCACCGATGCCCTGCAAATCCTCGTAAATCTTGATCATCGCGGCGCGTGCGGATGCGAAGTCAACACGGGTGACGGCGCGGGAATCCTGATGCAGGTTCCGCATGAATTTCTGGCGTCTGAGACGGAGAAGCTAGGCTTCAAACTTCCCCCATTTGGACAATACGGCGTGGGCATGTTGTTCATGCCGCCCACACTTGCCGATAGGGATGGTGTCAAGAACGAAGTGTCGAGGATTATCGGGGAAGAAGGCCAGCTGCTGCTTGGATGGCGGGATATTCCAACGGACAACGCATCACTCGGCAATACCGCCAAGGCTTCAGAGCCGCACATGATGCAGGTCTTTGTGGGACGCAATCCCGCGTTAAAGGATGATCTGGCTTTCGAGCGGAAGTTGTATGTGATCCGGAAGGTTGCCGAACAGCGGATTCGTTACAGCGGGAAGGTCCCGGGAGGAAAATGGTTCTATGTGTCCAGCCTGTCGAGCCGCACCGTTGTTTACAAGGGCATGCTGATGCCCGCGCAGGTCGCTGAATATTATCCCGATCTTCGCAATTCGGAAATGACAACGGCGCTCGCGCTCGTGCATTCCCGTTTTTCCACGAACACGTTTCCGAGTTGGGACCGTTCGCACCCGTACCGCTTCATTGCGCACAACGGCGAAATCAACACACTCCGCGGCAACATCAACTGGATGCACGCGGCCCAGTCCAATTTCAAATCGGAACTGTTCGGCGCCGACATCAAGAAGGTCCTGCCTGTGGTGAACACGGATGGCAGCGACTCCGCCATGTTCGACAACGCGGTGGAATTGCTGGTGATGGCCGGCCGCGAGTTGCCGCATGCCATGATGATGATGATTCCCGAGCCGTGGGAAAATCACGAGAGCATGGATCCACAGCGTCGCGCGTTCTACGAGTTTCATTCGTGCCTTATGGAACCCTGGGACGGCCCCGCGTCAGTGGCTTTCACAGACGGTTTTCGCATCGGTGCATGTCTCGATCGAAATGGATTGCGGCCCTCCCGTTATTACGTGACTAAGGATGACCTGGTCATCATGGCGTCGGAAGCGGGAGTGCTCCCGATCGAACCCGAACGTATCGCGATCAAGGGCCGCCTGCAGCCGGGCCGCATGTTTCTGGTCGACACGATTGAAGGCCGCATCGTGGCTGACGAGGAGTTGAAGAAGAAGTACGCGAGTGAGCATCCGTATCAGCAGTGGCTGGATGAACATCACGTGCTGCTGGAACAGCTTCCCGAGCCCACGCTGGGAACCGAGCCGGAACATCGCAAGATTGTTCAACGCCAGCTCGCCTTCGGTTACACGTTTGAGGATCTGCGATTCATTGTTGGGCCGATGGCGAACGATGGCGTGCAGCCGCTGGGTTCCATGGGAACCGACACGCCGCTTGCCGTGCTGTCGAACAAGCCGCAGCTGCTCTACAACTATTTCAAGCAGTTGTTTGCGCAGGTCACAAATCCGCCAATTGATCCGATTCGCGAAGAAATCATCACATCGACGGAGACGATGGTGGGTGCCCGCGGAGGTCTCTTGAATCCGACGCCTGAAAGCTGCGCGTTGATCAAGCTCGAGCATCCGCTGTTGACGAACGCCGAGCTGGAGAAGCTTCGGCACGTTCAGCGCAAGGGCTTCAAGGCGCAGACGCTTTCAATCCTGTTTAAGGCGGGCGACAAAGCCAAGGGCCTCGAAGCAGCCCTCGACGAGGTATTTGCCGCGGCGGACCGTGCGATTGCAGATGGCGCAACGATCCTGATCCTTTCTGATCGCGGGATTTCGCGCGAGATGGCTCCCGTTCCTGCGCTATTGGCCGTTGCGAGCCTGCATCATCATCTCATCCGCAAAGGCACCCGCTCGCGCGTCGGCATCGTCCTGGAATCGGGTGAACCCCGTGAGGTCCATCACTTTGCGCTGCTGATTGGATATGGCTGCAGTGCCATTAATCCTTACCTCGCCTACGACACGATCGACGACATGATTGGCGAAGGCCTGCTGGTGAACACCGACCATCACAAGGCGGTGAAAAAATACATCAAGGCGACCATCAAGGGCGTGGTCAAGACGATGGCGAAGATGGGCATCTCCACCATCCAGAGCTACCGCGGCGCACAGATCTTTGAAGCGGTCGGGCTGAACAGTGATGTCATCGACAAATATTTTACATGGACTGCCTCGCGCATCCAGGGAGTCGGCCTTGACGTCATCGCCGAGGAGGCGCTCGCGCGGCATCATCATGCGTTCCCGGATCGCGATGTGAATGGCGAGCTCGACGCGGGGGGGCAATATCAATGGCGCGACAACGGGGAATATCACCTGTTCAATCCGCAGACCATTCACAAGCTGCAGATCGGCTGCCGGCTGAACAGTTACAAGATCTTCCGCGAGTATTCGGAACTGGTGAATAATCAGGCGAAGAATCTCTGCACGCTGCGCGGTTTGCTTGACTTCAAATGGGCGGAGAACCCGCTGCCAATCGATGAAGTGGAATCGGTGGAATCCATTGTGAAGCGCTTCAAGACGGGCGCGATGAGTTACGGTTCCATCAGCAAGGAGGCGCACGAGGCGCTCGCCATCGCGATGAACCGACTCGGCGGCAAGTCCAACACCGGCGAAGGCGGTGAGGATCCGGCCCGCTACAGCTGGACAAACGAACTGGGTGATTCAAAGAACTCGGCCATCAAGCAGGTCGCTTCCGGGCGATTCGGCGTCACCAGCCATTACCTTGTCAACGCGCGGGAATTGCAGATCAAAATGGCGCAGGGTGCCAAGCCTGGCGAGGGCGGCGAACTCCCGGGCAAGAAGGTTTTCCCGGAAATTGCGAAAACCCGCGGCACCACCGCGGGCGTGGGCTTGATCTCGCCGCCGCCGCATCACGATATTTATTCCATCGAAGATCTCGCGGAGTTGATCCACGACTTGAAAAATTCCAACCGCGACGCGCGGATCAGCGTGAAGCTCGTGGCCGAAGTGGGCGTGGGAACGGTCGCTGCCGGCGTCGCCAAGGCGCATGCAGACGTTGTGTTGATCAGCGGGCATGACGGCGGAACCGGCGCGTCGCCGTTGTCATCGATCAAACATGCGGGCGGTCCCTGGGAACTCGGCCTGGCAGAGACGCATCAAACGCTGGTGCTGAACAATCTGCGCAGCCGCATTTATGTGGAGACTGACGGACAGCTCAAAACGGGGCGTGACGTCGCGGTCGCGGCGTTGCTGGGCGCGGAGGAATTTGGTTTCGCAACGGCTCCCCTCGTGGTGCTCGGTTGCATCATGATGCGCGTGTGCCACCTGAACACCTGCCCTGTAGGCGTCGCCACGCAGGATCCGCGATTGCGCGAACGATTCAGCGGCGATCCCGCGCATGTGGTGAATTTCATGCGCTTCATTGCCGAGGAATTGCGCGAGATCATGGCGAAGCTGGGTTTCCGAACGATCGAAGAAATGGTCGGTCGGACGGATCGCCTGGCGCCATGGAAAGCAATTGATCATTGGAAGGCGCGCGGTGTGGATCTCACGCCGGTGTTGCATCAGCCGCAGGTCGGACCTGAGGTCGGGCGTTTCCGCCAGATCGCACAGGATCATGGGCTTGAGAAATCGCTCGATGTCACGCATCTGCTGGACATCTGCCGCCCTGCCATTGAACGCGGCGAATCCGTCAAGGCTGAGTTGCCGATTATCAACGTCAACCGCGTCGTTGGCACAATCACGGGCAGTGAGATCACGAAGCAGCACGGGCCCGCCGGGCTTCCGGAGGATACCGTGCAGTTGAAGTTCAACGGCAGCGCGGGGCAGAGTTTTGGCGCGTTTATCCCGAAGGGCATGACTCTCGAGCTCGAGGGCGATGCGAACGATTATTTCGGCAAAGGCTTGAGCGGCGGCAAACTCGTTGTGTATCCGCCGAAGGGCTCCACTTTCGCAGCTGAGGATAATATCATCATCGGCAACGTCGCCTTGTATGGCGCGACAAGCGGGGAGATTTTCGTGCGCGGCATGGCGGGTGAACGGTTTGGTGTGCGGAACTCGGGGGTCAACGCGGTTGTCGAAGCCGTGGGAGATCACGGTTGCGAATACATGACTGGCGGACGCGTTGTTGTGCTCGGCAGGACGGGCCGGAATTTTGCCGCGGGCATGTCGGGTGGTGTTGCTTACGTCCTGGATGAAGCGGGCGATTTTGCGAATCACTGCAACATGGAACTCGTGGGACTCGGGCCGCTGGTCGACACGGACGAAACCGAAGCGGTTTGGAAATTGATCCAGCGGCATCACACCTACACGCGAAGCGAGCGAGCGGCAAAGATATTGGCAGATTGGAAGGCGCACGTGCCGAAGTTTGTGAAGGTGTTGCCGAAGGATTACGCCCGCGTGCTGGAAGCGTTGAAGCGAGTGGAGCAGCAGGGTCTCAGCGGCGACGACGCGATCATGGCCGCCTTCGAGGAAAACGTGCGGGACGTGGCGCGTGTTGGCGGTGGGTGA